The window CAAAGTATAGATCTTAAGAAAATAGCAAGCGCTACTAGAGGTTTTAGTGCTGCTGAACTTAAAAACCTAGTAAATGAGGCTGCAGTTAGGGCAGCACGTGAAGAGGCGCTTTCAGTTACAGCAACACATTTTGAAAGTGCACTAAAAGATATGATCAATAGAAGAAGACGAAATAACCATCAACCTTTTTCTAAATTATAATCTTAACAAATTCCCCCCAGTTGTTCTTTTGCTTTATTATATTAGACTTATAATAAATATAATAAACTTTTAGCTAACTAGGGGGGAAATAATATGAATCAAAATAAAAAATTACTCAATATTGTACTATTTTTAAGTATAATATTCACAAATATACTTAATATTCAAGCTAAAGAAATTGCTTCTACTGAAGAACTAGCAAATAAAATTGCTAAAACTATGGCGAATTTAATAATCTTAGATGATAAAGACCAAGAGTCTTATATTAAACTTGATAAAAAATGGCAAAGTTTAATAAATTCTAAAATTATGAAAAACCTTAATGAATTATATAAAAAAGCTGCTAAAATAGAAAAAATCAATGCCAAAGAAACAGAAGTATTAGAAATAGATATTATTAACTTTTTAGCAATATTAGGCAAAGAAATAAAAGCTATAACTATAGATAATAAATACCATTTTAATAAAGAAGAAATAGAAAAAATAAATAGGTATTATGATACTCAATTTTGTCTATCTTGCTTTCTCAATGATTTAGGATTTGAAATAAGTTGTTATACTAATTAAGCATCATTTATAATCTAGAGTTTGTTATATTTTTAAGCTATCTGTTAGATAGCTTATTTTATTAATTATTTATTGTATGCGATGAAAAATTTAAAAAAAAGCTTAGTCGATAAAGTTAAGATATGGTTCAATAAAATAAATCGTCTTTTAGAAATACAGCTATTTATGATGCTAATTTCTTGGCCTATATTGCTTTATTGGGGTCTTCCGCTTTCGATCATGTCACCAATAGGAAACATTATTTTTGCTCCATTTTTAACTATATTTATTATTATTAGCTCTTTAATATTTTTTTCAGAGCTATTATCAATTCCTAACAATTTTTTAATAAAATGCTTAGATTTAATAAGCAATTTATGGATAAAACCCTTAAAATGGTCGAGTAAATCTTGGCTAATAATATGCAAATACCCAAGCATTTACTTTTTAATAACCATACCAATAATAACTCTACTGATAATCTATAATCAAAAACTAAGTTCTTCTTTTTTAAAAATCGCTGCACTTATTACCTTTATGTCTTTTAATATCATAATTTTTAAATACTTAAATAATGATATTAATACTGATATACATCTACTGAATAAAGATATATTATTTATGTCAGATAATGAGATTCTAATAGATAAAAACAGTGCACTTAATCAAAGTATTTCTTCTTTTGCTTTGACAACCACAATTGCCAAAAAAGGTATTAATAAAATAAAGCATCTGATTGTTATAAACCCCTCAAGCAACTGCTTTAAAAATATAAAAGCTCTTCTTAATATAATAACTATAAAAAACATTTATATGCCTTTATTCAAAGGTAATTTAAATCAAAAAGGATGGTTAAACTGGCAAAACTTACTAGAAATAACAAAAAAAGAAAAGATTAAACTTTACCTACTAAACGAAAATATTACTATAAAATTACCTAAAGAAAAAGAAATTATAATTAATATAAAAGATAAGACCATAAATAAGAACAAATTAATTTATAAAAAAATCGATCTAATCTATCAATAAATTAATAGATTAGATCGATAAAGTAAAAAAAATTAACAATTAAGATTTAAGATTAACATTATTATTTAAAGCTTCTAATAAACGCTTTGAGCTTTTATAAGTACCTTTAGCAATATCAATAGCATTACGTCCATTATAATCTGTAATTTTATAATCAGCTCCTGCTCTTAAAAGCATTTTAACAATAGTAGCTCTATTCATACTAGCAGCAACCATTAAAGCTGTAAGACCTGTACCTTCATTTAAATTATTTGAATTATCTAGACTAGTCAATCCAGTACTTTGAGCATTAAGCTTTATACTAGGATGTTTAACTAATCTATTTACAATATTTTTCTGATTAGTACGACAAGCAGCCATCAGCGGAGTATACCCAAATATATCTTTAATATTGACATCTACATTATGTACACCAAGAAGTAAGTTTAAACACCTTAAATCTCCATATTCTGCTGCTAAATAAAGAGGGGACTTTCCTAAATGATCTTTTACATTTGGATTAGCTCCTTTTATTAAAAGACTTCTAACTATAGGATAATTATTATCGGATTTAAAGAGCAGCTCTAATTCTTTTGATGAATAAGATTTATCTAAAACATTTGAAAGGTTATCTCTATCAACTGCTAAAATTAAAGATGTTTGTTGAAGATTATTAATAATGTTAGGATCAGCACCTTTTAATAAAAGATAATTAACAGCATTAATATCGCCATTTTTTACAGCATACATTAAAGCGGTATTACCGTCTTGATCTTTATAATTTATATTAATATCTGATTTAATTAATTCTTTTAATTGATCTAAATCGGAATTAATAGCAGCTTCTATAAGCTCTTTATTTGCAATTAAGTCCATATTAAAATTTAATATCAATAGAAAAAATAAAATTCTTATTTTCATAACCTCTCCATTTTTATAAGAATCCTTTAAGTATTTATTTTATAATATAAATATATTTTAATAAAAAATCAAACTAAATTATTAAATACTTAACAATTCTTTAAGAATTTTTCTGCTTCTTGTTTATATAACTCAACTTCAGGCTGGTCAAAAACATTAATATTAAATAAAGTGCCTATATAAATTGTCTCTAACATCTTAAAAACCATAAAATCTATAAGAGATTCTAAATTTTTCTCTCTTAATTCAATCGACATAAAGGGCCTTTGATCTTTTTGATAAGCAGATTTTACACCATTTAATATACTATTTTTTATGAAAGTAATCGAAAGATTCTTCTGATATAAATCACAATCAAAAAGACTACTGTCAACCTTTATATTATTGCTTTCATTTTTAAATGACAAAAAAGTAGTTGTTTTATCACGCGGTCCTGCCAAATAAAGTTGAACAACTGAATGCAAATCTATAGTTGCTATAGAAATGGTAGGAGTAATCCCTACTTCTTTTAGATTTTTATTATTATCAAATTTTTTTCCTAAACTTTCTCCTACTAACTGTCTATACCAACTACCTAAAAATTTTAAATCCGGAGAAAAAATAAACAGATCACTTATATTTTTATACCTATATTGATAATTAAAATAAGTAATAGAAGCACTAATTAATGCATAGTTAATATTTAGATCACAAGATAAATATCGTTTTATCGCATCTTGATGATAAACTAAAATATCTTCTATACTACAAAAATCTTTAACAAAAAATCCTATAGGAAAAAGTCCCACAGCAGATAGTACTGAAAATCTACCTCCTACTAATTTAGGTATTTCCAGAATATTATAATTTTCTTTTTTAGAAATATTATATAATAAAGAATCTTTATCAGTAGTAACAAAAATGTAATCTTGATAATTAGATTTATATTTTTTTATCAAATCAATAAATATATACGCATTTATTGAAGTCTCTATGGTTTTACCTGATTTACTTACTATGTTAATCAGTACGTTATAGCCAGACTTTAACTCTCTTTCCACTATAAAAATTAAATCTGAAAGATAATAGTCATCTATAGTATCAGCACAATAAAATAAAGTTCTGTTTAAATCTTGAGAATCTAAAATATTTTTTAAGTTATATAAATTACCAAAAATAGAATTAAATAAACCTAAAGTTCCTAAATTAGATCCTCCTATACCTATTAATAAAAAAATTCTAGGTTTTAGATTTTTAGCTTTTAATATCATTTGATTAACTTCGCGCACTAAGTTAAAATCATTTGCTAAATTTAGAAAAGCATATTTAGTATTATAACCAAATTTAAGCTCTTTTTTTATGTCATCAATATGATTCATTAAGTAATTACAAACTTGTTTTATTTGTTTATCATTAATAAGTACAGTATCTTTATAATCAAAATATAAATTGCTCATAATAAATATTACTTCACCAGGTTTATAAAAATCATATTTTATGTATTATACAAATTTTTTAAACTTATGATAATGTAGTATCAATATTTATCTAGAATCAAAATTAACTCATTAATTAAATATATTAAATTATTTACACCAATATAATAATTTATGTAATGATTTTATTATATTAAACAGCAGCAAATCAAAATATAAATAATATGAGACTCGAATATGCACCATTTGAGATTTTTTAAAAAATCTATATACTTAAATAAGACTAGTTTTAATTTTTAACTTTAAGGAGTCATATGAATATAAAGAACTTACTTTTCACAATGTCTATAATATCTTTAGGTACTATATTAACTACCAGTGCAGTAGTCCAACAATTCTGTCAAGATGCACTAAGTGGCAAAAGTGTAATAAAATTTTACGCTACATGGTGTCCACCTTGCCAAAGACTTAAGCCTATAATAGAAGAAGTATCTAATGATTATGCAAATTCAGTAAAATTTTTTGAAGTAAATATAGATGAAGCAAATCATTTGGCACAAAAATATAATGTAAGATCCTTACCAACTGTAGTATTTTTAGAAAATGGCTCAGAAAAGGGTAGAATAATTGGAGCAACTACCAAACTGGCACTAAAGAACAAAATCAGTCAATATTTAAAAGTTTAAATAAATTCAAAATCAATAAAAAAAGATCGGCATTCGCCGGTCTTTTTTTACTTAAGTAGTACCTAATTTGTCAAAAAATTAGTCTTAATATCTCATGAAATCTTAAATCCATTCCAATAATAATATTGCAAATATTAAATAAAATAATTTATTATTATTAATATAGGTATCTAAAAAAAATCAATTTTTTGAATTTTTATTAAAGTTTGTTGGATAAAAGCATGAAAAAATTAATAATAAAAGTTTTACTACTTTTTGTCTCAATCTCTACTAATATATTTATGATTAACAGCACCCCACTAACAACCAATATAGCAAGAAAAATGAATTTCTATAATATGAAAAATGACTTAAGATTAAAAGCAACACAAAGATTAAATCAAGTAGAAGATCAATTAAATATAGTAATTCAAGAGCTTAGAAATAAAAAAAGATATAGAGCAGCGGATGTAATGGAAGAAGAATTTAGTAGAATAGCTGATATATATTCTCAAGAAATAGATGCAGTTTTTAACCATATAGATAGACGAATGGTCGTAGGCGGCCATAGATTAGATGATGTTAATGCACCTGTAGAAGAAAAAATAAAATTTGTACAAGGCGTACGCGCTGAAGCTTTAGTTGAATTGGGAAGAATAATAAACAAGAGATTAAGCCATACATTAAGATGGATGTATAGCTACTAACAATAATTATTGACTTTTTGAAACTTTTTGTAATATTATTATATTAAAACAGTAGTTATTGAAAGCGCAACTTGATTGCAAATAGAAAACTTTAGATAAAGTTATAAAAAATTAAAAAGAATTTTTTACAATAAAAGGAGGAAGTAAAATGACAACCAATAGAAAAAACAAATCTACAAGTAATAACTTAAACGAAAATAACAATCAACGTTCACAGAACGCTAGTTCACAATCAAATAACACAAATCGTTCTCAAAGTTCTTCTAAATCTACTGGAACAAGAGGCGGAAGCCATGAGCAACACGTAAAAGCAGGACATTTAGGTGGAGTGGCTCCTCATGAATGTAGAGGTAGAGAATGCAGCAAAAATGAAGGTTCCAGTTCTAATGGAAGAAATAACGGAAGAAACGAAAAATAAATCAGCACCTCTAATAAATTATAGTATTTAATATACTATATCTAAAAACGAGTATTAAATCTTTAATACTCGTTTTTTTTATTGTTTTTTATAAAAGGATAAAGCAATAATCCCAGCTCATTTCATTACAAAATTTTTAGCACATTTATAATCTTTAAAACAAAACATATTCTAAAGTGTTGACTTTATAGCTAAAAATTTACTAATATGAAATAAACAACATTATATTTAGTATACAAAACAAAAGTAATAAATGCTATATAATTTATTTTGATAATAAAAAAGGAGATAAAAATGGTAACAAAGAAAACTACTAATAATGCTAAATCTAAATTAAGCAGTAAATCAGCAAATAAAACCTCAAGCAAATCTCATAAAGCTACAACAAGCACAAAAGGCGGAAGTTCAGCGCAACACGCAAAAGCGGGGCGTTTAGGTGGACTTGCTCCTCATGTATGTAGAGGTAGAGAATGTACTAAGTTAAAAGCTAATTCTAGATCAAGATCAGCAAATGCAGCTACTAAATCAACCTCTTCTTCAAAATCTACCTCAACAAAATTAACCGCTCCTAAATCTACCTCAACAAGATCTCATTCTACAGGTGCATCAACTTCATCAAGAGCAAAATCATTAAGCGCTAATTCTAGATTGAAATCTGCAAAATCTAATAATTATAGTTCTTCTCATAAATCTAAATCTGCATCATCAAAAGCTACTCCTAAAAGATCAACATCAGCAAGAGCATCTGGTAGTTCAAGCTCGAGAAAAAAAGTTAGTTATAGATAGAGGAAACTATGAAAAAAATATTAATATTAAGTCTCATGGGCTTAAGTTTATATGCTTATAGTGAGGATATTAAAGAAGAGGCTAAAGAACTTCATAATACTTCAACTAAAGACGATAAGCTTGAGTTAACCGAACTTAATGAACTTGACAAAACAGACAAAGATACAGGTTTAGAAGGCGAAATAACAGTAGAAGAAACACCATTTTCAAAAGAGGTGACTAAAGAAGTAAGCTCAACAAAAAATTTACCTGATATTAATCAAAAAATTGTTATTGTTGAAAAAGAAAAAGAAGAAATCATACCAAAACAACAAAATAATAAAAATATAGAAGAAGAAAAAGAAGAAAAGTCATCAATTCAGCCAAATCTTAATCAATCAAATGACAAATTTGAAGAAGATTTAGAAAACCTAGAAAACTTTAATGAAGAAGAATTGCAAGCGTTTTTAGAGCGTCTGGAAAAAGAACTCAATTTTAAAGATATTGAATAAATTTCAATAATATACTAATAAAGCCCATAATATGGGCTTTTTATTTTTATAATATTACCTTTAATAAATCTCCTGAAATAAACTATGAAACATCTCTTTTTAGATTTAAACAATTTTACATAAAAACTTACTAATATTTACTTTGAATTATAAAGTTTATAATAAAAATCTTTACAAAAGACCTAAAAATATGACAAAACTTAAAATGAATTAGTTTCTAATACAATAAAAAAGGGGAGATGTTATGAAAAAACAATTAACTGGATTAATGGCATTAGCTTTATTATTTAATATAGCTCAAGCAAAAGCTAAAAGAGTAGAAGTTCAATCTCATCACGTATCAAGCCATGAGGGCAGCGCAACAGCTAAACATTATCAAGAAGAATTATCAAAAATTCGAGCAAACATTCAAACTAAAGAAGCTCAATTAGAAAGATTAGCTCTTGAACTAAATAATTTAAAAGAAAATGAAGCTAAAACAGAAGCTTTACATCATATTGCAGAAAAGAATAGCATTAGAAGAACTTTAGAAAGTCATCCTATTGCAGATCATAGTGACCATTCTAAAGCTAAAAGAAGCAATTTAGAGTATGCTTATAATCAAGAAAATTAATTAAAAAAAAGACACCCATTTGGGTGTCTTTTTAATCTTGCCATTCAAGCATTCCGCCAACTTGGTATTCGGTAACTCTCGTTTCAAAAAAGTTTTTCTTCTTTCTCAAATCTGTAGATTCTGATAGCCACAAAAACGGATTCTCTTTATTATATATTTTTGTTAGACCTATTCGCTCAAGTCTTCTATCTGCAACATATTCTACATAATTAGAAAACTGTTGAGCATTTATACCTAATAATCCTTTAGGACAAGCATCATGAGCATACTGTTGCTCCAATTTTACAGCTTTTTTTATAAGCTCTGTAATTTCTGATTTAAAATCGTTAGTCCATACTTCAGGATTTTCAGCAATTATAGTATTAATCAAATCACAACCAAATGCTAAATGAATACTTTCATCACGCATAATGTATTCAAATTGCTGTCCAATTCCCACCATTTTATTCTGTCTTTTAAGCGCAAGCATCATTGCAAAACCAGCATAAAAGAATATACCTTCCATAATTACATAATAACCAATAAGATCATGAATAAATGATTTTATGTTTTCAGATCCTTTAGTAGAAAAATTAGGATCAAATATAGAAGAAGTCAATTGTACTACAAATTCATCCTTTTCTTTAATAGAAGGAATAGTTAAGTACATAGTATAAATTTCTTCAGGATCAAGGCCTAATGAATCGCAGCAATAAATAAAAGTATCAGTATGAACTGCTTCTTCAAAAGCTTGTCTTAATAAATACTGTCTGCATTCAGGGTTAGTAACATTTTTATAAACTGCAAGAACTAAATTATTTGCAGTTAAAGATTCAGCTGTTGCAAAGAATCCAAGGTTCCATAATATTAATCTACGCTCTTCTTTACTTAAAGCAGTAGTAGATTTCCACTGCTCAATATCCTGCTGCATAGGAATTTCTTCAGGGGTCCAATTATTTGCTATTCCGTTTTTGTAATGTTCTCTGGCCCAAGTATATGTCATAGGTAATATTTTATTTGGATCCATAGTAGAATCATTATTAATAAGGCGCTTAAGAGTCTTTGTCATAAATTTCTCCAGAATAAAAATTAAACTATTGGCAAGATTCACAATCTTGATTTACACCTATATTGCATACCTTTGATTTTTTAGAAAATTCAGTATCAGTAGAACTATCAATTGGATCAACATTTCTTTTTTGAGTAAATCCATAAGTTGTATCTAGAGTAGATTTTTCTATCTGACTAGCACCTAAAGTTCTTAAGTAATAATTAGTTTTTATGCCCATTTTCCAGGACTTAAAGTAAATATCACTTAATTTGCTTCCTGATACACCCTTTAAAAAAGTATTTAAAGATTGAGATTGATCTATCCATTTTGATCTAACAGCTGCTAGTTCTATTAACCATTCAGGATCTATATCAAAAGCAGTTTTATATTTTTCTTTTAAGTAACTAGGAATCTCTTCTATTAAAGATAAATTTCCATCATAAAACTTAATTTTATCAAGTATATTCTTAGACCATAAGTTACGTGATTTAAGATCATTTACAAGATATTTATTGACTATGGTAAATTCACCAGTCACATTGGATTCAACATATATATTTTCATATATAGGCTCTATACATGGATAGCATCCTGTAATAGTAGATATCGTTGCTGTTGGAGCTACCGCCATAAGATTAGAATTTCTCATTCCATAAAGTTTAACTCTATCTTTTAATGAACGCCAATCAAGACGTGACTCTCTTGATACTTCTATCTTTGACGAACGCTCACGTTCTAGAAGGTCTAAAGTATCTAAAGGAAATATACCTCTTTCCCATTTAGAACCTTTAAAAGAAGCATAAGCTCCTCTTTCTTGAGCAAGCAAACATGAAGTTTCTATTGCAAAATAAGATATTTTTTCCATTAATAAATCACAAAACTCTTTAGCTTGTTGAGACGCAAAAGGAATATCTAATTTAAATAAAGCATCTTGAAGCCCCATAACACCTAGCCCTACAGGCCTATGGCGCATGTTAGATTGTTTTGCTTCTGGAGTTGGATAAAAGTTTAAATCAATAACATTATCAAGCATTCTAATTGCAGTTCTAATAGTTGCTTCTAAAGAAGTATAATCAAATTCTCCATTAACAACATGCTGAGATAGATTAATAGATCCCAAGTTACATACTGCGGTCTCATCTTCTGCAGTATTTAACGTTATTTCAGTACATAAGTTCGAACTATTAACCACACCAACATGATCTTGTGGTGATCTAATATTTGAAGGATCTTTAAACGTAATCCATGGATGTCCTGTTTCAAACAGTCTAGTTAACATTTTACGCCATAACTGTTTTGCAGAAATTACTTTATAAAGCCTAATCTCACCTAATCTTGCCTTTTCTTCATAAAAAGAATATCGCTTTTCAAATGCAGCGCCATACAAACTATGTAAATCTGGAGTTTCCTCTGGAGAAAACAAGGTCCACTCTTTATCTTCAAGAACACGTTTCATAAATAAATCAGGAATCCAATTAGCCGTATTCATGTCATGCGTTCTGCGGCGTTCATCACCAGTATTTCTTCGTAAATCAAGAAAATCTTCTATATCTATATGCCAAGTTTCTAAAAATACACAAGTACCGCCACGTCTTATTCCACTTCGAGTAATAGCAACTACTACGTCATTTGCTATTTTTAAATAAGGAATAACACCTTGACTGGTTGCCTTAATGCTCTTAATATAAGCACCTGTACCTCTAATGTTTGTCCAGTCACAACCTAATCCTCCTGCCCATTTAGCAAGTTGCGCATTGTCTCCCAAACATTTAAAAATATGACCTAAGTCGTCTTTTACAGTAGTCAAAAAACAAGAGCTCAACTGTGCAATAGGAAATCCAGAATGAAATAAAGTTGGTGTTGATGGAGTATATCTTAAAGTTGATAGTAAGTTATAAAACTCTAAAGCTTTGCTATTTTTATCAGATTCTTCAAGAGCAAGGCCCATTGCAATACGCATCCAAAAAGATTGAGGCATTTCAAGTCTGCGATTATTTATCTTAAATAAATAACGTTCATAAAGAGTGTTTAAGCCCATATAGCCAAAAAGTTTATCTCTATCAATAGATAAATGATTAGATAAATATTCTAAATCATACTGAAGCATTCTTTTATCAAAAAGACCATTTTTGACACCAGTTGTTATACTATTTATAAAACTCTCTCTATAATGACGAAGTTTATCATCATCCGCTACAGAAAAGCTCCTGGTTTCTTTAAATAATCTTTGGTGCAATAATCGAGAAGCAACTATATCATAAGCTGGATCTTGTTCAATAAAAACAATAGTTGATAAAATTAGAGCTTTTTCTAATTCCTGAGTACTTATTCCATCATAAATATTCTTTAATACTTCTTTAATTAAGTTATCAACAGAAATTTCTTTCTCATAACCTTTGATAACACGCTCAAAAGTAGCATTAAGCTTTTTGTAATCTAATGGCACATGTTGCCCATTACGCTTTACAACACTATAAATCAAAGGCTCTCTCATATCCTTTGCAAGTGCATCTCTAATGCTCATATTTTTTGATTCCATAACAACCTCAAATCCTTAACACAGGGCATATTATTAAATTTTTCTTATTTAGTTATAGTTTATATTATGCTAAAATATTTTTATTAAAAACCTAATTAAAGATCCCCTTTTTAATTTATAAGAACAATTTTTTAATTAAAAATTTTTTTAATTATTTTTTACAAATTGAAATCTTTGTAATATTGAGCATTTAGCAAATACATTAATAATTTACCAATTAACCCGTTTATAATCAACAAAAATTATAAAAAACAAAAACAAAAGAACATTCTTAATTTTTTAATAGAGTAATATATTTTTATAATTCTAACATAAATTAAAATAAATATTGTATATATGTTCTATAGACAATACATATCAGATTAATAGAGAAAATATCTTCAAATATTTATAGAAAAATTGAAAATTTTAATTACTTTAAAAAACTACCTATTGCAATTAATTAAAAAATGTTTATAATAGAAAATAGAAGCATTTATTTTTAATATATAGGAGATTATATGAACTATAAAAAAATACTCTTAGTATCTATACTAACATTTAGTACATATCTAAATTGTAAGACATACCAAGAAATAAATAATTTATCTCAATACAACCAGGCCAATGCAAATAATAAACCAACAGTTATTATGTACTGTAGTCCTTCATGTCAACCATGCAAACAAATGGAACCTGCCTTTGAAAAAGCAGCACAAGAGTTTAAAGACATTCAATTTTTTAAGTTAGATATAACTAAAAAAGATTTGGATACTCTAGCACAAAAAAATAATATTTTAGGACTTCCTACAATAACCTACTCACAAAATGGCATAGAATACAAAAGAGATAGACAAGGTGCAATGACTTTAGTCGAAATTAGAAATAGTATTAACAATTTCTTAAAATCAACCCAGAACAACAAAAACACTTCTAAAAAAGAAGTAACTCCAAAAAATCAAAAATCTAATAAAAATATATCTAATTCTATAAAACAAAAATACTCATCTAAATAAAATACATTTCAAAGAGAGCTAAATAGCTCTCTTTTCTGTTTAATAAATACTATAGTTCTGAGTAAATTCTTGTAATTAATAAAAAAATGTTTATATTGATATGTTATAAATATTTTTTTTATTATTTAGGAGTTTAATATGAACTATAAAAAAATGCTCTTAGCAATGTTACTTGTACCTGCAGTTTATGCTCAAGCAACAAATTGCCAAGAAAATGACCAAGAAAATAAACACATCCAAAATAAACAATGCGACAGAAATTGTGAAAATGGATGTTCATCTTGTAAATAAATATTAAATTAATTATTTATAATACTAAGAGCCTTAGGGCTCTTTTTTTTAACTTAATCTATTTTACAGGGGGCTGTTGTAATTAAAAAATAAATATTTATATTGAAATATAGAAGTATTTATTTTTAATCTATAGGAGTCAATTATGAACTATAAAAAAATACTCTTAGCAATGCTACTTGTACCTGCTTTCTATACTCAAGCAAAGTGTCAAGATAACAACCAAGAATGTACTCAAGAAAACAAGCATAATAAACAAAATAAAAGATCTAAAAAAAACAAATGCGGAAAACGTTACTCTGGTAGATGTTCTTCCGGCAGATGTTCTTAATTTCTTAATTTACTAAAAAGAGCCCGTCAAGGCTCTTTTTAGTATAAATACATTATCATTATTCTCTGTCACCATATGACAAAGGCAAAATAATATTATAAATTATATAAATAATGATAATTAAAATTTGTTTAATTTTATGGAGGATTTTATGAAACAATTTATATCAAAAATATTACTATCTCTTACAATAATTAGTTGTATAAATTTAAATCTTTATGCAGAAAATAACATCCCTGCAATACGAGAAGCAATTCAAAATAGCAGACCTAATTTACTTGAAAAAGCTCTTGATAAAACAAAATTAACAGAACAAGATCAAAAAAGTTTGATTGATTTTGCTGAACAAATAGCAAAACAAAGAGAAACAAAGATGAATTTAGCTTTTCTCACTAATAAAGAAAAAGAAGATCCTAAAGGAGCTCTCGCGCTTGGGGTTCTGGCCGCAGCTATAACAGGTTCTGCATCTTTAATAAAAGTTATAGCAGATATATTAAGCAATCGAACAAATCCAGAAACAGCAGGTTATGCTTTTCTGGTACCAGCTTCTTTTGCTACAAGCTATTTGTTGCTTCATATACTTAAAAGCAATAAATATAAAAATTTCAGAACTTTCAAACAAAAATGGCAAAATGCTTTACAGGTAAAACAAATACTAGAAAACAGAAAAATTAAAAACTAGATTAATAAGCAAGAGACTTATAGTAATAATTATCAGTACTCTTGCCTATTAACAATGCTAATTAATATATTGCTCTACTGAATTAGT of the Candidatus Babela massiliensis genome contains:
- a CDS encoding ComEC/Rec2 family competence protein; this encodes MKNLKKSLVDKVKIWFNKINRLLEIQLFMMLISWPILLYWGLPLSIMSPIGNIIFAPFLTIFIIISSLIFFSELLSIPNNFLIKCLDLISNLWIKPLKWSSKSWLIICKYPSIYFLITIPIITLLIIYNQKLSSSFLKIAALITFMSFNIIIFKYLNNDINTDIHLLNKDILFMSDNEILIDKNSALNQSISSFALTTTIAKKGINKIKHLIVINPSSNCFKNIKALLNIITIKNIYMPLFKGNLNQKGWLNWQNLLEITKKEKIKLYLLNENITIKLPKEKEIIINIKDKTINKNKLIYKKIDLIYQ
- a CDS encoding ankyrin repeat domain-containing protein — protein: MKIRILFFLLILNFNMDLIANKELIEAAINSDLDQLKELIKSDININYKDQDGNTALMYAVKNGDINAVNYLLLKGADPNIINNLQQTSLILAVDRDNLSNVLDKSYSSKELELLFKSDNNYPIVRSLLIKGANPNVKDHLGKSPLYLAAEYGDLRCLNLLLGVHNVDVNIKDIFGYTPLMAACRTNQKNIVNRLVKHPSIKLNAQSTGLTSLDNSNNLNEGTGLTALMVAASMNRATIVKMLLRAGADYKITDYNGRNAIDIAKGTYKSSKRLLEALNNNVNLKS
- a CDS encoding glucose-6-phosphate isomerase is translated as MSNLYFDYKDTVLINDKQIKQVCNYLMNHIDDIKKELKFGYNTKYAFLNLANDFNLVREVNQMILKAKNLKPRIFLLIGIGGSNLGTLGLFNSIFGNLYNLKNILDSQDLNRTLFYCADTIDDYYLSDLIFIVERELKSGYNVLINIVSKSGKTIETSINAYIFIDLIKKYKSNYQDYIFVTTDKDSLLYNISKKENYNILEIPKLVGGRFSVLSAVGLFPIGFFVKDFCSIEDILVYHQDAIKRYLSCDLNINYALISASITYFNYQYRYKNISDLFIFSPDLKFLGSWYRQLVGESLGKKFDNNKNLKEVGITPTISIATIDLHSVVQLYLAGPRDKTTTFLSFKNESNNIKVDSSLFDCDLYQKNLSITFIKNSILNGVKSAYQKDQRPFMSIELREKNLESLIDFMVFKMLETIYIGTLFNINVFDQPEVELYKQEAEKFLKNC
- a CDS encoding thioredoxin family protein; translation: MNIKNLLFTMSIISLGTILTTSAVVQQFCQDALSGKSVIKFYATWCPPCQRLKPIIEEVSNDYANSVKFFEVNIDEANHLAQKYNVRSLPTVVFLENGSEKGRIIGATTKLALKNKISQYLKV
- a CDS encoding ribonucleotide-diphosphate reductase subunit beta, which codes for MTKTLKRLINNDSTMDPNKILPMTYTWAREHYKNGIANNWTPEEIPMQQDIEQWKSTTALSKEERRLILWNLGFFATAESLTANNLVLAVYKNVTNPECRQYLLRQAFEEAVHTDTFIYCCDSLGLDPEEIYTMYLTIPSIKEKDEFVVQLTSSIFDPNFSTKGSENIKSFIHDLIGYYVIMEGIFFYAGFAMMLALKRQNKMVGIGQQFEYIMRDESIHLAFGCDLINTIIAENPEVWTNDFKSEITELIKKAVKLEQQYAHDACPKGLLGINAQQFSNYVEYVADRRLERIGLTKIYNKENPFLWLSESTDLRKKKNFFETRVTEYQVGGMLEWQD